The Vibrio tarriae genome includes the window GGTATTTAACTACTTGCTAGCGCAAGGTGAGTTTCATTTATCGACCTTACTGGGTACGGTTTTTATTGTCGGCTTTGCTTGTGCAGCGATTCTTTTCGGTGGTATGCATTTCAAGTCGCAACTGAGAATTCGCAAACTTACCAAACAGTTAAAATTGGCCAATCAGCAATCCGCACCTGAAACGAAAGTACATAGCGGATAA containing:
- a CDS encoding LapA family protein gives rise to the protein MKIIKIVAVLALFLIALALGSQNQSVVVFNYLLAQGEFHLSTLLGTVFIVGFACAAILFGGMHFKSQLRIRKLTKQLKLANQQSAPETKVHSG